A genomic stretch from Barnesiella intestinihominis YIT 11860 includes:
- a CDS encoding AlwI family type II restriction endonuclease, with protein sequence MCTYKSYCWSMGTTSFRTADFNQKIERQLTLLSKFWEVHTDVVWSGNDEIQSLYYDFMKDNDFLTGDAPNKPKDAREKTSGLIDLGLIDNERRPTAAGESLRQITSNGDFRPNNLLQIPADSYIYFKQMLKTSNDVDGEIVRPFVVLVLALKQLEYLTQEEFTYLLPLITTSRKFRTIVDCIKRLRKGDITIDEIIVDTLLTMENYREARLYLLERPVSEHVICQAGINRKSRQYDSTYYPLYRTIESLDRNNAQSILDLLQACRNIRIGALWCNHLFKTTNRGKIKKLLSASLNDVPILNCRNEFELKDRFFRLMHLFKVKANLSDYFDLNRRYFGTTDTVLFKDNRVELSPVPKCFFDLCAENLEEIAFTTSPLLPLDCDLEKIIPRYDIEESDLHRKLADKYGLAPQSLSDIRAFLDDERHERLNRLIDARFPDHVLLELLSDFETRNDINIRRLVTDNADVPTIFEYIVGIVWYKISNRKGRILDYFNLSLDADLLPKTHAAGGMEDITYRYNATPDYPDHTLLIEATLAEANAQRRMEMEPVSRHLGDFLLRNNRQEAYALFVTPFLHLNVISDFRGRKQMLYYSSDGEQCINGMKIIPLNTAELKNIIANSMTYDQLYPIFECAHQNNEPPKTWYENNIMRSLQPKKTSTGILGTLF encoded by the coding sequence ATGTGTACATATAAAAGCTATTGTTGGTCGATGGGAACCACGAGTTTCAGGACTGCCGATTTCAATCAAAAAATCGAAAGACAATTGACTCTTCTTTCCAAGTTTTGGGAGGTTCATACCGATGTCGTTTGGTCGGGGAACGACGAGATACAATCTTTGTACTACGACTTCATGAAAGACAACGATTTTCTTACCGGCGATGCACCCAACAAACCCAAAGATGCCCGGGAAAAAACATCGGGGTTGATTGATTTGGGATTGATCGATAACGAACGAAGACCGACTGCCGCCGGAGAATCATTACGACAAATCACCTCCAACGGAGATTTCCGACCGAATAATCTGCTGCAAATTCCGGCCGATAGCTACATTTATTTCAAACAGATGCTCAAAACGAGCAACGACGTAGACGGTGAAATCGTACGACCGTTCGTCGTACTGGTTCTCGCTTTGAAACAGCTGGAATATCTCACACAAGAAGAGTTCACCTACCTGCTGCCACTCATTACCACTTCCCGAAAATTCAGAACAATCGTCGATTGCATAAAACGATTGCGAAAAGGAGATATCACAATCGACGAAATCATCGTCGATACACTCTTGACGATGGAGAATTACCGGGAAGCGAGGCTATATCTTTTGGAGAGACCGGTATCCGAACATGTGATTTGCCAAGCGGGAATCAACCGCAAAAGTCGTCAATACGACAGCACATACTACCCGCTCTACCGCACTATCGAGTCATTGGATAGAAACAACGCTCAATCCATTCTCGATTTGTTACAAGCCTGCCGGAACATTCGCATCGGTGCGTTGTGGTGCAACCACCTTTTCAAAACGACGAACAGGGGAAAAATAAAGAAATTACTATCCGCCTCGCTCAACGATGTTCCCATCTTGAATTGCCGAAACGAATTTGAATTGAAAGACAGATTCTTCCGATTGATGCATCTCTTCAAGGTAAAAGCCAATTTGTCTGATTATTTCGATCTGAACCGCCGATATTTCGGGACGACCGATACCGTTCTTTTCAAAGACAACAGGGTAGAACTCTCCCCCGTACCGAAATGTTTTTTCGACCTTTGCGCCGAAAATCTCGAAGAAATCGCTTTCACGACCTCACCGCTCCTGCCCCTCGATTGCGACCTCGAAAAAATCATACCTCGCTATGATATCGAAGAATCCGACCTGCATCGTAAACTGGCAGACAAGTATGGCCTTGCCCCGCAATCGCTCAGCGACATTCGCGCCTTTCTCGACGACGAGCGCCACGAGCGTCTCAACCGGCTCATCGATGCCCGTTTTCCCGACCACGTTCTGTTGGAACTGTTGTCCGACTTCGAAACCCGCAACGACATCAATATCCGCAGGCTCGTCACCGACAACGCCGATGTGCCCACTATTTTCGAATACATCGTCGGTATCGTCTGGTACAAGATAAGCAATCGCAAAGGACGCATTCTGGATTACTTCAACCTGTCGTTAGATGCCGATTTGCTTCCGAAAACACACGCCGCCGGTGGTATGGAAGACATTACCTATCGATACAATGCCACTCCCGATTACCCGGATCACACACTGCTTATCGAAGCGACCCTTGCCGAGGCCAACGCACAACGCCGCATGGAGATGGAACCGGTCTCCCGGCATTTGGGAGACTTTCTCTTACGCAACAATCGGCAGGAAGCCTACGCCTTGTTTGTCACCCCTTTCCTGCATCTAAACGTTATTTCGGATTTCCGGGGGCGAAAACAAATGCTCTACTATTCAAGCGATGGAGAGCAGTGCATTAACGGAATGAAAATCATTCCTTTGAATACCGCCGAATTAAAAAACATCATCGCAAATTCGATGACTTACGACCAATTATACCCAATATTCGAGTGCGCTCACCAAAACAATGAGCCTCCCAAAACATGGTATGAAAACAACATTATGCGCTCTCTACAACCGAAGAAAACCTCCACAGGGATATTAGGTACACTTTTTTGA